The following DNA comes from Poecilia reticulata strain Guanapo linkage group LG16, Guppy_female_1.0+MT, whole genome shotgun sequence.
tgacAAGCCACAGTTCCCTTGATGCATTGATGAGTTCCTATTGTTGCCACTTCACTTGAATCACTGTAGTAGAGTCATAAGGAGACACACAAGGTAAAAGACGGGAAGGGGAAGAGGAAGCAGTTGCCTAGTTTCTGCTTGGTGAAACAAGGTGATGTGTCAAGGTATTTGAAGTCTGTAAGGGGGAACTATGGTGTGAGATGATGGGTAAGAAGCAGAAAAGTGGGGAGTTGCCATGTTTTAGGCTACCTGACACTCACTCGAGTCCCCATGGACCCAGTAGCAGATCTGCGCGTACTTGAGCGGCGTTATCCTCACGGCCACATTGTAATCCTGCTGCATCCCGTCCCCATTGACGTCAACCCACTGGTGCCCGGAGAAAACCCCAATTATCTTCCTCTTCCACTTCTTCTTGCCCGGCTCTTTGAGGCGGATGTAAACTCCCGAGCCACTGGAGCCGGGTTTGGCATCGCAGTACTGATACAACAAGTCATTGGATTCCTCAGACACAGAGCAGAACCGGTACACCAAGTTACCGGGTCGGTCATCGTCAAAACCAGAGAAGTGGATCCTACCAGCAGGGAGCTTCTTAACGGAAGGTATAACACCCAGATCCATGTGATTGACCTTTGGGGCTCTCTTCAGCTCGAGAACGGCGTAGTCGTAATCCGCAGTCAGTCCATCTGACACACCTTTAAACCAACCCTTAGGAACCTGGGTCTTTTTGACTCTGGTCCACTTGAATGAAGGTTTCCCAGAGTCAGCACTTCGACGACTCCGGATCTTCTTGccttttcctcttcctttgCGCTCCCCTCTCCCACCATTTTCCTCCATTTCCAGTCCTTCCTCTTTAACTTTGTCCCCCTTTCTTCTTTTGCCCCTTTCTTTCCCACCCTTTCCTTTGCCTCCCTTTCCTCGTCTGCTCTTCTCTTTCAGAATGCCAACACGCAACTTCTGAACTCCGTCTAGATAATCCTTTCCATCGTGGATGCAGTGTGCAGCTGTCAGCACGTGTTTGGGTGACACCAGCACCCCAGAGCACCCTGTAGATATCTTCACCGAGGTGGAAAAGGGATATTTGGTGGAGTACTGCTTGTCAGCGATGGTGAAGCGAGTATCTGTGCCGTACACTTCTCGCTTGTGACGGGACCTTGATGAAGTGTTTCTGGGCCAGACAGTGACTTCATTGAGGCCATGCACAGAAACGGAGGTATACGTGCGTGTGCCATTCTCGTAGACCGTCTCGTAGGATAGGAACTGCTCCAAATCATTCAGGGAAGGCGAGGGAATGTGGCGCTGGCACTCGATCCCGCAGGTACCACTCAGCTCTGGTTGAGGGTGAGCTGCAAAGTTGGGGCTGCTGAGGGGCACAGTGCGTCGTTTCCTTACCAGAGGCACCTTCCATTGGGGCCATGTGTATTGGTCGTCAATTGTGTTTTCCTCAGCAGTTACAGCCACCACTGCAGTCAGCACCATCACTGGAAGCAGGACGCAAAGTGGTATGGGGCCCATAGTTAAGTTGGGCCTGGCTCTGAAATGTAGAGAAccaaagatgaaaacattaatttacaCACATTGACACTTCTGACAATCACAGGTACCAGCAAGAATCAACTTTTGAATCACAGGGTTTGGGGCCACTGCAACATTGTGGCATTTCAGATATCTTATGCAACCAAATACATTAAAGTGAACTTCTGCACACACATTTGGTACAGATTTATTGATACTTTGGTGAATGTAGCACTTTTGCTCAAACATATGAGCTTGAAGGGTATACTCACATTAAATTTTTGTATGATAGGCTTTGCTAAAAAGTTCAAAGGA
Coding sequences within:
- the prss35 gene encoding inactive serine protease 35, whose amino-acid sequence is MGPIPLCVLLPVMVLTAVVAVTAEENTIDDQYTWPQWKVPLVRKRRTVPLSSPNFAAHPQPELSGTCGIECQRHIPSPSLNDLEQFLSYETVYENGTRTYTSVSVHGLNEVTVWPRNTSSRSRHKREVYGTDTRFTIADKQYSTKYPFSTSVKISTGCSGVLVSPKHVLTAAHCIHDGKDYLDGVQKLRVGILKEKSRRGKGGKGKGGKERGKRRKGDKVKEEGLEMEENGGRGERKGRGKGKKIRSRRSADSGKPSFKWTRVKKTQVPKGWFKGVSDGLTADYDYAVLELKRAPKVNHMDLGVIPSVKKLPAGRIHFSGFDDDRPGNLVYRFCSVSEESNDLLYQYCDAKPGSSGSGVYIRLKEPGKKKWKRKIIGVFSGHQWVDVNGDGMQQDYNVAVRITPLKYAQICYWVHGDSSECQVA